Genomic segment of Pacificitalea manganoxidans:
GGCACGGGGGGGAGCGGACGTGCGAGACGCCCCGGTGTGATCGGTCATGCCGGACAGTCTCTCACCCCGCGCCGGGGCGCAAGGAATTCCGTGCCGAGAGCAGGTAATTGCCGCGCCCGATGAGCACCGCTATGCGGCTGCACCAACGCACAGCCCTCAGATCATCCGGGGTCTGCCGGGGCCAAAGTCGCCAAGAAATCTTCGGTCTGAAACAACTCCTCGAGGTTCACGAGGGTCTTGGAATAATGCGCAACGAGGGCCGCTTCGGCCTGCGCGATATTGCCGTCCAGCACCACATCCATCAGGTCTCGATGCTCCGCCAAGCCATCGCGGTGCGACACCCGGTATAGGTTCGAGACGTAGATATAGCGCTGCGCCTGATCGGCGAGTTGCTCGCAAAAATCCAGCAGCCAATGGGAGCCGCAATTCGCGATCAACGCGCGGTGGAAATTGCGGTGTTCGGTGTTCCACTCCGGCAAGTCCTGCCGGAAGCCCGCCGCCTTGCCGATCTTGGACAGGTGGTGAAAGGCGACGACGATGCTTTCCTCCCAGGCATCGGTGCGGTTCAGCATCGATTCCCGCAGCGCCATGGATTCCACCAAAAACCGGGTTCGCCCCAGCACCCGCCAGTCTTCAAGCCCCAGCGTCGGCGCGGTGAAACCGCGCCGCTCGTGACGATCCACCAGCCGTTCCGCCGCGAGCCGCGACAAAGCTTCGCGCACCGCGTTGTTGCCGACGCCATAGGCGCCGGCAATAGCATCAATCCGCAGTTTCTCCGACGGTCGGAACTGCCCGGTGAGTATCTCACGGCGCAGCCGGTCATAGACCATCGTGGCGCGGGTTGATTTCTGATCCTTGTCGGACATCGTTCAGATTCCCGGGTGGTGAAAAGCGGCCAGTCTCACGAAACCGGCGGCCTGATTGTACTGCTGCGCTGCCAGAAAACGAACTTGTGCTGCATCCAAGAGACAAATCCGAACATCGCCACCCCTAGCAGGCTGAGATAGATGATCAATGAAAACACCCGCGCCGTGCTAAGTTGCGCTGCGGCTGCGCGGATCAATTCACCAAATCCCTGTCCCCCGCCCAACAATTCGCCCGCTACCGCGCCGCCAACGACGCTGATCGAGGCGATTTTAAGCCCGGTAAAGAACTGCGGCAGCCCCGAGGGCACCTTGAGCATCAGCAGGGTCTGCATCCGCGAGGCGCCGATGCTTTGGAACATCATCCGGCCATTGGCATCGGCGGCGTGCAATCCGGCAGCAGTGCCCACAACGATGGGAAACACCGAGATAAAGGCCGCCAGCGCCACTTTCGACGCAATGCCAAAGCCCAGCCACGAGACGAACAGCGGCGCAAAGGCGATCTTGGGCATGGTGTCGATGGCCACGATATAGGGCATCACTGCGCGTTCGCCGATGGTGGTTTCCCCCACCAGAACTCCCAGCGTGACGCCGACGGTGACCGCGATCACGAACCCGACCAGCACCTCCTGCGTGGTGACCCAGAAGGCCGACAGCATGTATGTGCCCGACAGCAGGCTTTTACCCACGAACAGAATGTCGGCAAAGGTATCGGGCACCGACGGCAGGATCAGGGGCGAGACCAGTCCCAGCGACGTGACGAAGTGCCAGCACCCCAGAAACACCGCCATGATGACGGCCATGGAAAACCAGCGCGGCACCCGCGCGGACCACGAGACCTTTTCCTCCCAGACCTTATGGTCGGGATATTCGGTCGGCACCGAGACGTCTGACAACGTCACTTCTGCATTGCTCACAGGAAAGCTCCTTTGTCGAGGAGGTTGCGGATCGTGGTGGCATAGGCGCCGAACTCTGGCAGGGTGGTCATCTCCAGCGTGCGGGGGCGCGGCAGGTCGATCTTGACCGACTTGACCACGCGACCGGGGCGGGCCGACATCACATGCACGGTGTCGGACAGGATCACTGCCTCGGAAATCGAATGGGTGACGAGGAAGGCCGACGCGTTACGTTCCATGCAGACCTTCTGAAGTTCGAGGTTCATGAAGTCGCGGGTGATCTCGTCAAGCGCGCTGAACGGCTCATCCAGCAACAGAACATCCGGGTCCGAAATCAGCATCCGGCAGATCGCGGCCCGCTGGGCCATGCCGCCCGACAGCGAGGAGGGATAGACATCCTCAAATCCTGCCAGACCAACGACCTTCAGCAGATCCTCCGCACGCGGACGCGCGGCCATCGCGGCCTTGCGGCCCCTGCGGATCTCGATGGGCAGCAGGATGTTTTCGATGGTCGTGCGCCACGGGAACATCGTCGCCTGCTGGAACATCATGCCGATGTCGTCGCGGGGGCCAAGCACCGGCTTGCCGCCCAGCATTACCCGGCCTTCCGAGGGGGGCATCAGACCGGCCATGATCTTCAGCAAGGTGGTCTTGCCGCATCCGCTTGAGCCGATCACCGAATGGAACTCGCCCTGTGCGATTTCGAAATCGACACCGTCGAGGGCGGTGATTTCGCCGCCCTTGAAATAGCGCGAGACCCCGCTGAGCTCATAGATCGGCCGGGGTGCTACCCCGGCCGACTTCATAATGTCCTGCGCGATCATTCGGCATTCCACGTTTCGATGAATTCGTTCGTGTAGGCCTTGGTCAGGTCCTCCATCGGCGCTGCCAGATCGCCAGAGCTCACCAGCGTGTCGTGCCAGTTCTGCCAAGCGTCCGGATGCTGGTAACCATAGCCTTGCTCGGGATAGGCCGGTGCGGTGCGGATGATGTAGGTTTCCAACAGCGCACGCGCAAAATCGCGGTCCTCCAGCAGCTGCGGGTTGCCGATTTCGGCGTGATCCAGCGTTGCCTCAAGATTGCCCGGCGCGGCACCGAATTTCGCGCCGCGCACAAGTGCCCGGCCAAAGCCTTCGATCAGGTCGCGGTTTTCGTCGAGGTATTCGCGGGTCACTGCATAACCGTTACCGAAGTAGCCCTTGAACTCCGACGGGGTCAGGTTGACCAGATCAATGCCGCGCAGGCGCAGCGTCGCCATGCCGACAGTGTCGGAAGCATAGGCATCAATCGCGTCCTGCATGAAACCGGCCACGGCCATACCGCCTTCGCCGATGGTGATGAAGCTGTAGTCTTCGTCTTCCTTCATGCCCGCCGCGTCAAAGATCGAGCGAACAAAAGCCACTTCTGCGCCATCCGCCGTGCCTACGCCCACGACCTTGCCCTTTAGATCGGCCGGGGAGGTGAAGCCGGAATCGGCTTCCGCGACCAGGCTGAACTGGCTCGAGGAGAAGTAGTTATAGATATAGACGATATCTTCGCCGCCTTCGCGGGCGTTCAGAAGCGGCCCCGGCCCCGGATGACCAAACTCGGCCTGACCGGCGGCGAGCACCTGAAGAACCTGCGCGGAGCCGTTCACGCTCTGCACTTCGACCTCAATGCCTTCTTCCGCCATATAGCCTTCACCGATGGCGTTATACAGCGCGAAGTAGCCCAGCCCACTCGGGCTCGGAATGGCCAGCGTCACCTTGGTCAGGTCCTGCGCATGTGCCGCAAAACTCATCGCCATCATCGAAATCGCTGCCACACCCGTGGTCAGCATCTGTCGTCTTGTTGTCATTTTCTGTCCCTCGCTGTTGGTGTTCACAAGTAGCAGACTGCACTATCCACCAAACGAGTCAAGAAAAATGCATTTTTTCTGGATTTAGAGATTTTAGTGCGTTATCGATGGCTGAAATTCAGTCAAACACCGAGGATCTCTATGCAAATCTCCAAGTCATTCGTTGTCCCCGCGCCCGAGCAGGTGTCGCTTCCGGTTGCGGGCAGTGAGGCCCGGTTCCCGGTGCGCCGTATCTACTGCATCGGTAAGAACTACGTGGCACATGTGGCGGAGATGGGCGGCGATGCGACGCGCGATTTTCCGATCATTTTTCAAAAACCCGCCGATTCCATCGTGCAGAATGGCGGCACTGTCCCCTACCCGCCGCTGACCGACGATTTTCACTTCGAGATCGAGTTGATGGTGGCGCTTAAATCCGGCGGCTATAACATCCCCGAAGACGAGGCGCTGTCGCATATCTATGGCTACGGCATCTGCATCGACATGACCCGCCGCCGCCTGCTTGAGACCAACAGCGGGCCGAACGCGCCTTGGGAACTCAAAAAATCCTTCGATCATTCCGCGCCCTGCAGCGAGATCTATCCGGTGTCGCAGGTCGGTCACCGCGACAAGGGCAGCATTTCGCTGACCGTCGACGGCGACGTGCGGCAAAGTTCCGACCTCGAACTGATGATCTGGAAGACGTCGGAAATCATCTCGACCCTGTCGAAATACTACGCGTTGCAGCCGGGCGACATCATCATGGCTGGCACGCCGCATGGCGTCGGACCGGTGGTGCCCGGCAACACCATGGTGGGCGCCATCGAAGGGCTGGGTGAACTGACCATTCAGGTCGGCGACCCCGTCTAAGCCGCCGCGCGGTGCCAGCCAGCGAAAGCCTGCTGGCGCCGCGTCACTTTCTGTGATGGTTTTGCCGCAGAAAACCACGCAGGCTCTGTCGCGCGCCCTGACACCTGCCGTTCCGATAAGGACCTCATATGCACTTTCGTCATGACCCGGTTTACTCCTCGCGCCGCTCGCCCGTGCTGGCCGACAACGTCGTTGCCACCTCGCAGCCGCTGGCCACCCAAGCCGGGCTGCGCATTTTGCAGCAGGGCGGCAACGCGGTGGACGCCGCCATCGCCACCGCCGCCGCGCTGACCATTGTCGAGCCCAGCGGCAACGGCCTTGGGTCCGACGCGTTCTGCATTCTGTGGGACGGCACACAGCTGCATGGCCTTAACGCCTCTGGCCGCGCCCCCGCAGCATGGGGGCCGGAGCGTTTCCCGCAGGGCATGCCGCAAATCGGAGTCGACAGCGTCACCGTGCCGGGCGCGATCAGCGCGTGGGTCGCGCTCTCCGAGAAATTCGGCAAGCTCGATCTCGCCACGGTGCTCGCGCCAGCGATCAGCTATGCCGAAGACGGATTCGTGGTATCTCCGGTGATCGCCAGCCTCTGGGCCAAGGCCGCGAAAAAGCTGGGCGACCAACCCGGCTTTGCTGAGACTTTCCTGCCCGAAGGCCGCGCCCCGCGCGCTGGCGAGCGGTTCCGCAACCCCGGCGCCGCCAGCACCCTGCGCGCCATCGCGGAGACCGGCGGAAAAGCCTTCTACGAAGGCGAGATTGCCGAGAAAATCGCCGCCTTCCTACAGGCCAACGGCGGCGCAATGACCACCGACGATCTGGCTGCGCATCGCGCCGATTGGTGCGGCACGGTTCACCAAAGCTTCGGCAACACCGAACTGCATGAAATCCCGCCCAATGGCCAAGGCATTGCCGCGCTGATGGCGCTCGGCATCCTCGAACACACCGCGATCCGCGATTACGGCCCCGATGATCTTGCGGCCATTCACCTGCAGATCGAGGCGATCAAGCTGGCCTATCGTGACCTGCACGCCTATGTCGCCGACCGCGAATATATGACCGCGGTCGACGAAACCGCCCTGCTCGACCCGGCCTACCTTAAAACACGCGCCGCGCTGATCGATCCTGAGCGGGCCATCGATCACGGTGTCGGCGCTCCGACCCGCGGCGGCACGGTGCTGCTCGCCACCGCCGATGCCTCGGGCATGATGGTCAGCTACATTCAATCGAACTACGCCGGTTTCGGGTCTGGCGTGGTGGTTCCGGGCATCGGCGTTTCACTGCAAAACCGGGGGTCTGGCTTCACCACCACTCCGGGTCATCCCAATTGCGTGGCGGGTGGCAAACGCCCGTTCCACACCATCATCCCCGGGTTCGCGATGGAGGGCGGCGCGCCGCTGATGGCCTTTGGCATGATGGGTGGTCCGATTCAGGCCCAGGGTCATGTGCAGCTGCTTCTGCGGACCAGATTGTGGGGTCAGGACGTGCAGACCGCCGCCGATGCGCCGCGCTGGCGGATGCTGGCCGGGCTCGATGTGGCCTGCGAGCCCACGCTCTCGGCTGAGGTGATCGAAGGGCTGCGGGCGCTGGGACACCAGATCACGGTGGAAGCGCCGGACAACGCATTTGGATTTGGCGGCGCACAGTTGGTGCAGCGCCTGCCGGAGGGTGGCTATGCCGCCGGATCGGACCCGCGCAAGGATGGCCAAGCGGCTGGCTTCTGATCTGATCATTCCCTGACACGGAGACATCCGGAATGGATTTTCTCAATCGTATCGGCATCGACCGTTACATGCTTCTACTGGTGGGCACGGTGGCGCTGGGGGTTTTGGCCCCGGCGTCAGGCCTCGCGGCGGAGTTGCTGGGGCACGTCACCTTCTGGGCGGTGGCGCTGCTGTTTTTCCTTTACGGTGCCAAGCTGGAGCCCGCCGCGGTAAAGGCCGGGCTCGCCAATTGGCGGTTGCAGGGGCTGACCCTTGCCGCCACCTACCTGATGTTTCCGGTGGTGGGACTTGCGATTGCCACGCTGACCAGTCCGCTGCTTGGCGCAACTGTGACGCTGGGCCTGCTGTTTCTGGCCGTGCTGCCCTCGACGGTGCAAAGCTCGATCGCCTTTACGGGCATGGCGGGCGGCAATGTGCCCGCCGCGATCTGTGCCGCCTCGGTATCGAACCTCATCGGCGTGGTTCTGACGCCGCTTCTGGTCGCCGCGCTGCTGCATACTGGCGATGGCGGTATCCGGCTTGATGCGGTGCTCAAGATCGCGACCCAGATCCTGCTGCCTTTCCTTCTGGGTCAGCTCACCCGACCGTGGATCGGGGGGCAGGTGCGCAAACATAAAACCCTGACGCTGATCGTAGATCGCGGCGCGATTCTGTTGATCGTCTTCTCGGCCTTCAGCGCAGGCACGGTTTCGGGGCTCTGGGCCTCGCTGCCGGTGGCGACGCTGAGCCTGTTGGCGTTGGTCGTCTTGGCCTTTCTAACGATCACGATGACGCTCATGGTCTGGGCGGGGCGCGTCTTTGGTCTCGAACGGGCCGACAGGGCGGTTCTATTTTATTGCGGGTCTACCAAAAGCCTTGCCTCCGGGCTTCCGATCGCGACGGCCCTCTTTCCGCCGGCGGATCTTGCCGCCATCGTTTTGCCGCTGATGATCTACCATATGGCGCAACTTCTGGTCTGTGCTTATGCCTCGCAGAAGGCATCGCGGGCCCTCGCCACGGCTGGGGAGTAAGCCCAAGGCGGGCGGGGTCTGGCGCGCAGCCGCCGTCCCCGACCCGGCCGGGTCAAGCCCCGAGCACCAGCGAAAGCGCGATCAGCAGCATCGTCACGGCCACGGCCACATCCAGCGCGCGCCACGCGGCGGGCCGGGCGAATAGCGGCGCCATAAGCCGCGCGCCAAAACCCAAAGCCGTAAAGAAACACAGCGACGCAAGCATCGCCCCTGCCCCGAAATGCCATCGCTCCGCGCCGAACTGCGCCGAAATCGAACCCAGCAGCAGCACCGTGTCCAGATAGACATGCGGGTTCGCCCATGTCAGCATCAGACAGGTGGCCAGCACGGGCCAAAGCCGCTGCGCCCCTTGTCCATCGGGATCTAGCGCCTCTGCCGGGCCCAGCGCACGGCGCAGCGCCAACAGCCCGTAGACCATCAGGAACGCGGCGCCGGCATAGCGCATCAGCGAGGCGATCCACGGCGCGCCATCCAGCAATACCGAAGCCCCGGCGACACCTGCCGCGATCAGCAGCGCATCGGACCCCGCGCAAATCACCACCAGCGGCAAGACATGACTACGGCGCAGCCCATGCCGCAGCACAAAGGCATTCTGCGCCCCGATGGCCATGATCAGCCCAAGGCCAAGGCTGAAACCGCTAACAAAGGCTTGGGTCACGGGGAGGCTCCGGTGTGGGATCTGTTCCCGG
This window contains:
- a CDS encoding fumarylacetoacetate hydrolase family protein translates to MQISKSFVVPAPEQVSLPVAGSEARFPVRRIYCIGKNYVAHVAEMGGDATRDFPIIFQKPADSIVQNGGTVPYPPLTDDFHFEIELMVALKSGGYNIPEDEALSHIYGYGICIDMTRRRLLETNSGPNAPWELKKSFDHSAPCSEIYPVSQVGHRDKGSISLTVDGDVRQSSDLELMIWKTSEIISTLSKYYALQPGDIIMAGTPHGVGPVVPGNTMVGAIEGLGELTIQVGDPV
- a CDS encoding ABC transporter permease → MSNAEVTLSDVSVPTEYPDHKVWEEKVSWSARVPRWFSMAVIMAVFLGCWHFVTSLGLVSPLILPSVPDTFADILFVGKSLLSGTYMLSAFWVTTQEVLVGFVIAVTVGVTLGVLVGETTIGERAVMPYIVAIDTMPKIAFAPLFVSWLGFGIASKVALAAFISVFPIVVGTAAGLHAADANGRMMFQSIGASRMQTLLMLKVPSGLPQFFTGLKIASISVVGGAVAGELLGGGQGFGELIRAAAAQLSTARVFSLIIYLSLLGVAMFGFVSWMQHKFVFWQRSSTIRPPVS
- a CDS encoding ABC transporter substrate-binding protein, with protein sequence MTTRRQMLTTGVAAISMMAMSFAAHAQDLTKVTLAIPSPSGLGYFALYNAIGEGYMAEEGIEVEVQSVNGSAQVLQVLAAGQAEFGHPGPGPLLNAREGGEDIVYIYNYFSSSQFSLVAEADSGFTSPADLKGKVVGVGTADGAEVAFVRSIFDAAGMKEDEDYSFITIGEGGMAVAGFMQDAIDAYASDTVGMATLRLRGIDLVNLTPSEFKGYFGNGYAVTREYLDENRDLIEGFGRALVRGAKFGAAPGNLEATLDHAEIGNPQLLEDRDFARALLETYIIRTAPAYPEQGYGYQHPDAWQNWHDTLVSSGDLAAPMEDLTKAYTNEFIETWNAE
- a CDS encoding gamma-glutamyltransferase family protein translates to MHFRHDPVYSSRRSPVLADNVVATSQPLATQAGLRILQQGGNAVDAAIATAAALTIVEPSGNGLGSDAFCILWDGTQLHGLNASGRAPAAWGPERFPQGMPQIGVDSVTVPGAISAWVALSEKFGKLDLATVLAPAISYAEDGFVVSPVIASLWAKAAKKLGDQPGFAETFLPEGRAPRAGERFRNPGAASTLRAIAETGGKAFYEGEIAEKIAAFLQANGGAMTTDDLAAHRADWCGTVHQSFGNTELHEIPPNGQGIAALMALGILEHTAIRDYGPDDLAAIHLQIEAIKLAYRDLHAYVADREYMTAVDETALLDPAYLKTRAALIDPERAIDHGVGAPTRGGTVLLATADASGMMVSYIQSNYAGFGSGVVVPGIGVSLQNRGSGFTTTPGHPNCVAGGKRPFHTIIPGFAMEGGAPLMAFGMMGGPIQAQGHVQLLLRTRLWGQDVQTAADAPRWRMLAGLDVACEPTLSAEVIEGLRALGHQITVEAPDNAFGFGGAQLVQRLPEGGYAAGSDPRKDGQAAGF
- a CDS encoding bile acid:sodium symporter family protein; this encodes MDFLNRIGIDRYMLLLVGTVALGVLAPASGLAAELLGHVTFWAVALLFFLYGAKLEPAAVKAGLANWRLQGLTLAATYLMFPVVGLAIATLTSPLLGATVTLGLLFLAVLPSTVQSSIAFTGMAGGNVPAAICAASVSNLIGVVLTPLLVAALLHTGDGGIRLDAVLKIATQILLPFLLGQLTRPWIGGQVRKHKTLTLIVDRGAILLIVFSAFSAGTVSGLWASLPVATLSLLALVVLAFLTITMTLMVWAGRVFGLERADRAVLFYCGSTKSLASGLPIATALFPPADLAAIVLPLMIYHMAQLLVCAYASQKASRALATAGE
- a CDS encoding GntR family transcriptional regulator translates to MSDKDQKSTRATMVYDRLRREILTGQFRPSEKLRIDAIAGAYGVGNNAVREALSRLAAERLVDRHERRGFTAPTLGLEDWRVLGRTRFLVESMALRESMLNRTDAWEESIVVAFHHLSKIGKAAGFRQDLPEWNTEHRNFHRALIANCGSHWLLDFCEQLADQAQRYIYVSNLYRVSHRDGLAEHRDLMDVVLDGNIAQAEAALVAHYSKTLVNLEELFQTEDFLATLAPADPG
- a CDS encoding LysE/ArgO family amino acid transporter translates to MTQAFVSGFSLGLGLIMAIGAQNAFVLRHGLRRSHVLPLVVICAGSDALLIAAGVAGASVLLDGAPWIASLMRYAGAAFLMVYGLLALRRALGPAEALDPDGQGAQRLWPVLATCLMLTWANPHVYLDTVLLLGSISAQFGAERWHFGAGAMLASLCFFTALGFGARLMAPLFARPAAWRALDVAVAVTMLLIALSLVLGA
- a CDS encoding ABC transporter ATP-binding protein, producing MIAQDIMKSAGVAPRPIYELSGVSRYFKGGEITALDGVDFEIAQGEFHSVIGSSGCGKTTLLKIMAGLMPPSEGRVMLGGKPVLGPRDDIGMMFQQATMFPWRTTIENILLPIEIRRGRKAAMAARPRAEDLLKVVGLAGFEDVYPSSLSGGMAQRAAICRMLISDPDVLLLDEPFSALDEITRDFMNLELQKVCMERNASAFLVTHSISEAVILSDTVHVMSARPGRVVKSVKIDLPRPRTLEMTTLPEFGAYATTIRNLLDKGAFL